One stretch of Xanthomonas sp. DAR 35659 DNA includes these proteins:
- the lpxA gene encoding acyl-ACP--UDP-N-acetylglucosamine O-acyltransferase — MSANAPLIHPSAIIDPAATLAADVRVGAFTVIGAEVEIGEGCEIGSHCSIVGPTRLGRDNRLVGHVALGGDPQDKKFAGERTELVIGDRNVIREFVTVSRGTGSGGGITRVGSDNWFLAYTHVAHDCIVGNHCVFSNNTTLAGHVEVGDHVIISGFAGAHQFCRIGDHAFLGMGALINGDVPPFTMVGGNSLGRPRGINSEGLKRRGFDPERLTAIKRAYRALYVAGLPLAEAKQQLAVLAESSEDVRAMLEFIEASERPLLR; from the coding sequence ATGAGCGCCAATGCCCCCCTGATCCACCCTTCCGCCATCATCGACCCGGCGGCGACGCTGGCCGCCGACGTGCGCGTCGGCGCCTTCACCGTGATCGGCGCCGAGGTGGAGATCGGCGAAGGCTGCGAGATCGGCTCGCATTGCAGCATCGTCGGCCCGACCCGGCTCGGCCGCGACAACCGCCTGGTCGGCCACGTCGCGCTCGGCGGCGACCCGCAGGACAAGAAGTTCGCCGGCGAACGCACCGAACTGGTGATCGGCGACCGCAACGTGATCCGCGAGTTCGTTACCGTCAGCCGCGGTACCGGCAGCGGCGGCGGCATCACCCGGGTCGGCAGCGACAACTGGTTCCTCGCCTACACCCACGTCGCCCACGACTGCATCGTGGGCAACCACTGCGTGTTCTCCAACAACACCACCCTGGCCGGGCACGTGGAAGTGGGCGACCACGTCATCATCAGCGGCTTCGCCGGCGCGCACCAGTTCTGCCGCATCGGCGATCACGCCTTCCTCGGCATGGGCGCGCTGATCAACGGCGACGTGCCGCCGTTCACCATGGTCGGCGGCAATTCGCTGGGACGCCCGCGCGGCATCAACAGCGAAGGCCTCAAGCGCCGCGGTTTCGACCCCGAGCGCCTGACCGCGATCAAGCGCGCCTACCGCGCCCTGTACGTCGCCGGCCTGCCGCTGGCCGAAGCCAAGCAGCAACTGGCGGTGCTGGCCGAAAGCAGCGAGGACGTGCGCGCGATGCTTGAATTCATCGAGGCCAGCGAGCGGCCGTTGTTGCGATGA
- the bamA gene encoding outer membrane protein assembly factor BamA, producing MTRFPTRRLLALALAASLSLPAMAQVTEPFTASDIRVDGLQRISSGTVFTYLPVERGDTVDSAKVGEAIRALYRTGFFEDVQVDRQGNILVVTVKERPAINKLTVTGNKDIKSEELLKGLSDIGLSEGGTFDRLSLDRVTQELTRQYNNRGKYNVEITPTVSPLDRNRVDVAIAIKEGKAAKIQHVNIVGTEKFATEDILENWESREHNWLSWYRRDDQYSKEKLSGDLEKLNSWYLDRGYVDFSVDSTQVSISPDKRNMYLTAGITEGEQYKISDIKVTGDTVLPQEEVEKLVIPKPGDTFSRALLEFSSDAITNTLSNIGYAFAKVNPIPTTDRERRTVAINLQVVPGPRVAVRRILFKGNTRTSDEVLRREMRQFENSWYSQAAIDRSKIRLQRLGYFESVDVETPPVPGSNDKVDVVYSVKETTSGSFTFGLGYSQTYGVTTSIQLSQNNFLGGGNRVSVDASRSSYQERYAFSYTNPFFTDDGVSLGYNLSYRKLDYSDFGTAQYNSKNGAAQMIFGVPITENDTVSLMFGVDSNQITVYPSYTPQAIINYIDAMGTKTFHAWRTELGWARDTRNDYFMPTRGMYQRVGLEATLPGSTVEYWKLNYQISKYWTLIPAIVLNTRAEFGYGDSYGSDVSRDICGTYTTTAQGVTVYNPQACDGTNLRRRVTASGLPFYENFYAGGTNSVRGFEDNTLGPRSEATASYSRGQPLGGSFKTVGSAELYFPKLFDSPSARISAFVDVGNVFNGVDNFKSNQLRASTGVALLWRAPVGPISISYAFPLKKEDNDEIERLQFTFGGQF from the coding sequence ATGACGCGATTTCCCACTCGCCGCCTGCTTGCCCTCGCCCTCGCCGCCAGCCTCAGCCTGCCGGCCATGGCGCAGGTAACGGAGCCCTTCACCGCCAGCGACATCCGCGTCGACGGGCTGCAACGCATTTCCTCCGGCACCGTGTTCACCTACCTGCCGGTGGAACGCGGCGACACGGTGGACAGCGCCAAGGTCGGCGAGGCGATCCGCGCGCTGTACCGCACCGGCTTCTTCGAGGACGTGCAGGTCGATCGCCAGGGCAACATCCTGGTGGTCACGGTCAAGGAACGCCCGGCGATCAACAAGCTGACCGTCACCGGCAACAAGGACATCAAGAGCGAGGAACTGCTCAAGGGCCTGTCCGACATCGGCCTGAGCGAAGGCGGCACCTTCGACCGGCTGAGCCTGGACCGGGTGACGCAGGAACTGACCCGCCAGTACAACAACCGCGGCAAGTACAACGTGGAGATCACCCCGACGGTGAGCCCGCTGGACCGCAACCGCGTCGACGTGGCGATCGCGATCAAGGAAGGCAAGGCGGCCAAGATCCAGCACGTCAACATCGTCGGCACCGAGAAGTTCGCCACCGAGGACATCCTGGAGAACTGGGAATCGCGCGAGCACAACTGGCTGTCGTGGTACCGCCGCGACGACCAATACTCCAAGGAAAAGCTGTCCGGCGACCTGGAGAAGCTCAACTCCTGGTACCTGGACCGCGGCTACGTCGATTTCAGCGTCGACTCCACCCAGGTGTCGATCAGCCCCGACAAGCGCAACATGTACCTGACCGCCGGCATCACCGAAGGCGAGCAGTACAAGATCTCCGACATCAAGGTCACCGGCGACACCGTGCTGCCGCAGGAAGAGGTCGAGAAGCTGGTGATCCCCAAGCCGGGCGACACCTTCTCGCGCGCGCTGCTGGAGTTCAGCTCCGACGCGATCACCAATACCCTGAGCAACATCGGCTACGCCTTCGCCAAGGTCAATCCGATCCCCACCACCGACCGCGAGAGGCGCACCGTCGCGATCAATCTGCAGGTGGTGCCGGGTCCGCGCGTGGCGGTCCGCCGCATCCTGTTCAAGGGCAACACCCGCACCTCCGACGAAGTGCTGCGCCGGGAAATGCGCCAGTTCGAGAACAGCTGGTACTCGCAGGCGGCGATCGACCGCTCCAAGATCCGCCTGCAGCGCCTGGGCTACTTCGAGTCGGTGGACGTGGAAACGCCGCCGGTGCCGGGCAGCAACGACAAGGTCGACGTGGTCTACAGCGTCAAGGAGACCACCTCCGGCAGCTTCACCTTCGGCCTGGGCTACTCGCAGACCTACGGCGTGACCACCTCGATCCAGCTCTCGCAGAACAACTTCCTGGGCGGCGGCAACCGCGTCTCGGTGGACGCCTCGCGCAGCAGCTACCAGGAGCGCTACGCGTTCTCCTACACCAATCCGTTCTTCACCGACGACGGCGTGTCGCTGGGCTACAACCTCTCCTACCGCAAGCTGGACTACTCCGACTTCGGCACCGCGCAGTACAACAGCAAGAACGGCGCGGCGCAGATGATCTTCGGCGTGCCGATCACCGAGAACGACACCGTCTCGCTGATGTTCGGCGTCGACAGCAACCAGATCACCGTCTATCCCAGCTACACCCCGCAGGCGATCATCAACTACATCGACGCGATGGGGACCAAGACCTTCCACGCCTGGCGCACCGAACTGGGCTGGGCGCGCGACACCCGCAACGACTACTTCATGCCGACCCGCGGCATGTATCAGCGCGTGGGCCTGGAAGCGACCCTGCCCGGCTCCACCGTCGAGTACTGGAAGCTGAACTACCAGATCTCCAAGTACTGGACGCTGATCCCGGCCATCGTGCTCAACACCCGCGCCGAGTTCGGCTACGGCGACAGCTACGGCAGCGACGTCTCGCGCGACATCTGCGGCACCTACACGACCACTGCGCAAGGCGTCACGGTGTACAACCCGCAGGCCTGTGATGGCACCAATCTGCGCCGCCGCGTGACCGCTTCCGGCCTGCCGTTCTACGAGAACTTCTATGCCGGCGGCACCAACTCGGTGCGCGGCTTCGAGGACAACACCCTCGGCCCGCGCTCGGAGGCCACCGCCTCGTACAGCCGCGGCCAGCCGCTGGGCGGCTCGTTCAAGACCGTGGGCTCGGCGGAACTGTACTTCCCGAAGCTGTTCGACAGCCCGTCGGCGCGCATTTCGGCGTTCGTGGACGTCGGCAACGTGTTCAACGGCGTGGACAACTTCAAGTCCAACCAGCTGCGCGCCTCCACGGGCGTGGCGCTGCTGTGGCGCGCGCCGGTCGGCCCGATCTCGATCAGCTACGCGTTCCCGTTGAAGAAGGAAGACAACGACGAGATCGAGCGCCTGCAGTTCACCTTTGGTGGGCAGTTCTGA
- the dnaE gene encoding DNA polymerase III subunit alpha: MSTSRFAHLHVHTEFSLADSTIRVPEKPDQADPKKAKQANLLSRAVELELPALAVTDLNNLFALVKFYKAAEGVGIKPIAGADLVISDGAQAPWRLTVLCRNRDGYLSLSRLLTRAWLEGHRNEGGVAIRPEWLQTGSDNLFALAGRESLAGRLAAEGQHDLAEQQLADWQRIFGDGLHLELTRTGRDGEEAFNQFALHAAGMRGLPVVASNDVRFLYASDFAAHEARVCISSGRVLDDPKRPREYSDQQYLKSAEEMAALFADIPDAIDNTLALAQRCNIEMQLGTYFLPAYPVPDDETLDSWIRSQSRDGLAARLEKNPLAPGKTRQDYVDRLEFELDTIIKMGFPGYFLIVADFIQWGKNQGIPIGPGRGSGAGSLVAWALQITDLDPLPYNLLFERFLNPERVSMPDFDIDFCMDRRDEVIDYVARKYGRDRVSQIITYGTMAAKAVVRDCGRVLGFPYGLVDGVAKLIPNILGITLKDAMGEGKDSEMASPELIQRYQSEDDVRDLMDLARQLEDLTRNAGKHAGGVVIAPTPLSDFCPLFAEHDVDNFGKNPVTQFDKDDVEQVGLVKFDFLGLRTLTIIDWAVKAINVRHARAGIPPVEIAAIPLDDAPTYKGIFASGNTGAVFQFESSGMRRLLKDARPDRFEDLIALVSLYRPGPMDLIPDFNARKHGQQEIVYPDPRTEAILQDTYGIMVYQEQVMQMAQIVGGYSLGGADLLRRAMGKKVPAEMAKHREIFREGAAKGGVGEAKADEIFDLMEKFAGYGFNKSHAAAYALVSYQTAWLKRHYPAEFMAATLSSDMDNTDKVVGFLDEVRNLGLTVLPPRINASAYMFEAATPDTIQYGLGAIKGVGRGACEAIVAERERGGEYASLLDFCTRVESAKLNKRTLEAMINAGAMDGLGSNRATLMLQLPEVMKATEQMARERASGQNSLFGGADTSAPALRLDLPESKEWPLGQLLAGERETLGFYLSGHPFDPYREEVRELVGCDLSALEKICAQSGGGRGGGGDGEKRAWRPEVSAILAGQVVGVRRKGDSQVFVQLEDGRGRIECSAFTDAIAEFGHLLTRDRILIVKGGVREDEFNGGYAMRIRQCWDYEQICTHHAQRLSLRLDLRQRSTWPRIDALLARHRPGKTPLRLDLLLQSEHGAVAGMLDLNGGHAVRVDPQLLDTLRADPGVRAVKVKYNPPWAT, translated from the coding sequence ATGTCCACTTCCCGCTTCGCCCATCTGCACGTCCACACCGAGTTCTCGCTGGCGGATTCGACCATCCGTGTGCCCGAGAAACCGGATCAGGCCGACCCGAAGAAAGCCAAGCAGGCCAACCTGCTCAGCCGCGCGGTCGAGCTGGAGCTGCCCGCGCTCGCGGTCACCGACCTGAACAACCTGTTCGCGCTGGTCAAGTTCTACAAGGCCGCCGAGGGCGTGGGCATCAAGCCGATCGCCGGCGCCGACCTGGTGATCAGCGACGGCGCCCAGGCGCCGTGGCGGCTGACCGTGCTGTGCCGCAACCGCGACGGCTACCTAAGCCTGTCGCGGCTGCTGACCCGCGCCTGGCTGGAAGGCCACCGCAACGAGGGCGGCGTGGCGATCCGCCCGGAATGGCTGCAGACCGGCAGCGACAACCTGTTCGCCCTGGCCGGGCGCGAGAGCCTGGCCGGACGCCTGGCCGCCGAGGGCCAGCACGACCTGGCCGAGCAGCAACTGGCCGACTGGCAGCGCATCTTCGGCGACGGCTTGCACCTGGAACTAACCCGCACCGGCCGCGACGGTGAGGAGGCGTTCAACCAGTTCGCGCTGCACGCCGCGGGCATGCGCGGCCTGCCGGTGGTCGCCAGCAACGACGTGCGCTTCCTGTACGCCAGCGACTTCGCCGCGCACGAGGCGCGCGTGTGCATCTCCTCCGGTCGCGTGCTCGACGATCCCAAGCGCCCGCGCGAGTACAGCGACCAGCAATACCTGAAGTCGGCCGAGGAAATGGCCGCGCTGTTCGCCGACATCCCCGACGCGATCGACAACACCCTGGCGCTGGCGCAACGCTGCAACATCGAGATGCAGCTGGGCACCTACTTCCTGCCCGCCTACCCGGTGCCCGACGACGAGACGCTGGACAGCTGGATCCGCAGCCAGTCGCGCGACGGCCTGGCCGCGCGCCTGGAGAAGAACCCGCTGGCGCCCGGCAAGACCCGCCAGGACTACGTGGACCGGCTCGAGTTCGAGCTGGACACCATCATCAAGATGGGCTTCCCCGGCTACTTCCTGATCGTGGCCGACTTCATCCAGTGGGGCAAGAACCAGGGCATCCCGATCGGCCCGGGCCGCGGCTCCGGCGCCGGCTCGCTGGTGGCCTGGGCGCTGCAGATCACCGACCTGGACCCGCTGCCGTACAACCTGCTGTTCGAGCGCTTCCTCAACCCGGAACGCGTGTCGATGCCCGACTTCGACATCGACTTCTGCATGGATCGCCGCGACGAGGTGATCGACTACGTCGCGCGCAAGTACGGGCGCGACCGGGTCAGCCAGATCATCACCTACGGCACCATGGCGGCCAAGGCGGTGGTGCGCGACTGCGGCCGCGTGCTCGGCTTCCCGTACGGCCTGGTCGACGGCGTCGCCAAGCTGATCCCCAACATCCTCGGCATCACGCTGAAGGACGCGATGGGCGAAGGCAAGGACAGCGAGATGGCCTCGCCGGAGCTGATCCAGCGCTACCAGAGCGAGGACGACGTCCGCGACCTGATGGACCTGGCGCGGCAGCTCGAGGACCTGACCCGCAACGCCGGCAAGCACGCCGGCGGCGTGGTGATCGCGCCGACGCCGCTGTCCGACTTCTGCCCGCTGTTCGCCGAACACGACGTCGACAATTTCGGCAAGAACCCGGTCACCCAGTTCGACAAGGACGACGTCGAGCAGGTCGGCCTGGTCAAGTTCGACTTCCTCGGCCTGCGCACCCTGACCATCATCGACTGGGCGGTGAAGGCGATCAACGTGCGCCACGCGCGCGCCGGCATCCCGCCGGTGGAGATCGCCGCGATCCCGCTCGACGATGCGCCCACCTACAAGGGCATCTTCGCCTCGGGCAACACCGGCGCGGTGTTCCAGTTCGAATCCTCGGGCATGCGCCGGCTGCTGAAGGACGCCCGCCCCGACCGCTTCGAGGACCTGATCGCGCTGGTGTCGCTGTACCGCCCCGGCCCGATGGACCTGATCCCCGACTTCAACGCGCGCAAGCACGGGCAGCAGGAGATCGTCTATCCCGATCCGCGCACCGAAGCGATCCTGCAGGACACCTACGGCATCATGGTGTACCAGGAGCAGGTGATGCAGATGGCGCAGATCGTCGGCGGCTACTCGCTGGGCGGCGCCGACCTGCTGCGCCGCGCGATGGGCAAGAAGGTGCCGGCGGAAATGGCCAAGCACCGCGAGATCTTCCGCGAGGGCGCGGCCAAGGGCGGCGTCGGCGAGGCCAAGGCCGACGAAATCTTCGACCTGATGGAGAAGTTCGCCGGCTACGGCTTCAACAAGTCGCACGCCGCCGCCTATGCCCTGGTCAGCTACCAGACCGCGTGGCTGAAACGCCACTACCCGGCCGAGTTCATGGCGGCCACGCTGTCCTCGGACATGGACAACACCGACAAGGTGGTCGGCTTCCTCGACGAGGTGCGCAACCTCGGCCTGACCGTGCTGCCGCCGCGCATCAACGCCTCGGCCTACATGTTCGAGGCGGCCACCCCGGACACCATCCAGTACGGCCTGGGCGCGATCAAGGGCGTGGGCCGCGGCGCCTGCGAGGCAATCGTGGCCGAGCGCGAGCGCGGCGGCGAATACGCCTCGCTGCTGGATTTCTGCACCCGCGTCGAATCGGCCAAGCTCAACAAGCGCACGCTGGAAGCGATGATCAACGCCGGCGCGATGGACGGGCTGGGCAGCAACCGCGCCACGTTGATGCTGCAGTTGCCGGAGGTGATGAAGGCCACCGAGCAGATGGCGCGCGAGCGTGCCTCCGGGCAGAACTCGCTGTTCGGCGGTGCCGACACCAGCGCCCCGGCGCTGCGCCTGGACCTGCCGGAGAGCAAGGAATGGCCGCTGGGCCAGTTGCTGGCCGGCGAGCGCGAGACGCTGGGCTTCTACCTCAGCGGCCATCCGTTCGACCCGTACCGCGAGGAAGTGCGCGAACTGGTCGGCTGCGACCTGAGTGCGCTGGAGAAGATCTGCGCGCAATCCGGCGGCGGCCGCGGTGGCGGCGGCGACGGCGAGAAGCGCGCCTGGCGCCCGGAGGTCAGCGCGATCCTCGCCGGTCAGGTGGTCGGCGTGCGTCGCAAGGGCGACAGCCAGGTGTTCGTGCAACTGGAGGACGGCCGCGGCCGCATCGAGTGCAGCGCGTTCACCGACGCCATCGCCGAGTTCGGCCACCTGCTGACCCGCGACCGCATCCTGATCGTCAAGGGCGGCGTGCGCGAGGACGAGTTCAACGGCGGCTACGCGATGCGCATCCGCCAGTGCTGGGACTACGAGCAGATCTGCACCCACCACGCGCAACGCCTGTCGCTTCGCCTGGACCTGCGCCAGCGCAGCACCTGGCCACGCATCGACGCGCTGCTGGCGCGCCACCGCCCCGGCAAGACGCCGCTGCGCCTGGATCTGCTGCTGCAATCCGAACACGGCGCGGTGGCCGGCATGCTCGATCTCAACGGCGGCCATGCGGTGCGGGTGGACCCGCAATTGCTGGATACGCTGCGTGCCGACCCCGGCGTGCGCGCGGTGAAGGTCAAGTACAATCCGCCCTGGGCCACCTGA
- the lpxD gene encoding UDP-3-O-(3-hydroxymyristoyl)glucosamine N-acyltransferase translates to MNTPTYTAHEIAERFGLQVHGDGAVAVHGVATLAHAGPGQLSFLSNPRYRAQLADSAAAIVVLRADDAEAAPGTALIARDPYVAFAKIAALFEVVPVRPPGIHPSASIDPSAQIAPTAHIGPFVSIGARSVVGDGCVIGPGCVIGEDCQVGAGSELIARVTLVTRVRLGQRVRVHPGAVLGADGFGLAMDAGRWIKVPQLGGVTIGDDCEIGANACVDRGALEDTTLEEDVRLDNLVQVAHNVHIGAHSAIAGCTGIAGSAKIGRYVMLGGAVGVVGHLEICDKVVVTGKSVVRNSIHEPGEYSSGTPLTDNRTWRKNAARFKQLDALARRILSVRKENE, encoded by the coding sequence GTGAATACTCCGACCTATACCGCACACGAGATCGCCGAGCGCTTCGGCCTGCAGGTTCACGGCGACGGCGCCGTGGCCGTGCACGGCGTCGCCACGCTGGCGCATGCCGGACCCGGCCAGCTCAGCTTCCTGTCCAATCCGCGCTATCGGGCGCAACTGGCCGACAGCGCCGCCGCGATCGTGGTCCTGCGCGCGGACGATGCCGAGGCGGCGCCGGGCACCGCGCTGATCGCGCGCGATCCCTACGTCGCCTTCGCCAAGATCGCCGCGCTGTTCGAGGTGGTGCCGGTGCGCCCGCCCGGTATCCATCCCAGCGCCAGCATCGACCCCAGCGCGCAGATCGCCCCGACCGCCCACATCGGCCCCTTCGTCAGCATCGGCGCGCGCAGCGTGGTCGGCGACGGTTGCGTGATCGGCCCCGGCTGCGTGATCGGCGAGGACTGCCAGGTCGGCGCCGGCAGCGAACTGATCGCACGCGTCACCCTGGTCACCCGGGTACGCCTGGGCCAGCGCGTGCGCGTGCATCCCGGGGCGGTGCTCGGCGCCGACGGCTTCGGCCTGGCGATGGACGCCGGCCGCTGGATCAAGGTACCGCAGCTCGGTGGCGTGACCATCGGCGACGACTGCGAGATCGGCGCCAACGCCTGCGTCGATCGCGGCGCGCTGGAAGACACCACGCTCGAGGAAGACGTGCGCCTGGACAACCTGGTGCAGGTCGCGCACAACGTGCACATCGGCGCGCACAGCGCCATCGCCGGCTGCACCGGCATCGCCGGCAGCGCCAAGATCGGCCGCTACGTGATGCTCGGCGGCGCGGTCGGCGTGGTCGGCCACCTGGAGATCTGCGACAAGGTCGTGGTCACCGGCAAGTCGGTGGTGCGCAATTCCATTCACGAGCCGGGCGAGTATTCCTCCGGCACCCCATTGACCGACAACCGCACGTGGCGCAAGAACGCCGCGCGCTTCAAGCAGCTCGATGCCCTGGCCCGTCGCATCCTGTCTGTCCGCAAGGAGAACGAATGA
- a CDS encoding ribonuclease HII: MKRSLSPPTPQQSLLSHSLFPTPDSRLYAGVDEAGRGPLAGPVAVAAVVFDPARTRINGLDDSKQLTAARRETLYARIVDRALAWQVVLIEAEEIDRLNIYQATMLGMRRAVEGVAHVAGFARIDGNRVPKGLPCAAEALVGGDARDRAIMAASIVAKVTRDRIMQRLHDEHPHYGFDLHKGYATPAHLAALAAHGPCPQHRRSFAPVRMALAGRESGVGMGDSLEPLQLA; the protein is encoded by the coding sequence ATGAAGCGCTCCCTTTCCCCGCCGACGCCGCAGCAGTCGCTTTTGTCCCATTCCCTATTCCCCACTCCCGATTCCCGGCTCTACGCCGGCGTCGACGAAGCCGGGCGCGGGCCGCTGGCCGGGCCGGTGGCGGTGGCGGCGGTGGTGTTCGATCCGGCGCGCACCCGCATCAACGGGCTGGACGATTCCAAGCAACTGACCGCGGCGCGGCGCGAGACGCTGTACGCGCGCATCGTCGACCGCGCGCTGGCCTGGCAGGTGGTGCTGATCGAGGCCGAGGAGATCGACCGCCTGAACATCTACCAGGCGACCATGCTGGGCATGCGCCGCGCGGTCGAGGGCGTGGCGCACGTGGCCGGCTTCGCCCGCATCGACGGCAACCGGGTGCCCAAGGGCCTGCCCTGCGCCGCCGAGGCGCTGGTCGGCGGCGACGCCCGCGACCGCGCGATCATGGCCGCCTCGATCGTGGCCAAGGTCACCCGCGACCGGATCATGCAGCGCCTGCACGACGAACACCCGCACTACGGCTTCGACCTGCACAAGGGCTACGCCACCCCGGCGCACCTGGCAGCGCTGGCCGCGCACGGCCCCTGCCCGCAGCACCGACGCAGCTTCGCGCCGGTGCGGATGGCCCTGGCGGGCCGGGAGTCGGGAGTCGGGATGGGGGATTCGCTGGAGCCGTTGCAACTCGCTTAG
- the fabZ gene encoding 3-hydroxyacyl-ACP dehydratase FabZ, with protein sequence MSHSHHHAQCLPDMAQIQALLPHRYPFLLVDKVISLDFEARKIVAHKNVSINEPFFQGHFPGQPIMPGVLIVEALAQAGGILTQLVLGRDAQSKLFYMVKVDKARFSSQVVPGDVLELHVEIKRVIRNMAVYYGEAKVDGKVVACAEVLCAGTRE encoded by the coding sequence ATGAGCCACAGCCACCACCACGCCCAGTGCCTGCCGGACATGGCGCAGATCCAGGCCTTGCTGCCCCACCGCTATCCGTTCCTGCTGGTGGACAAGGTGATCTCCCTCGACTTCGAGGCGAGGAAGATCGTCGCGCACAAGAACGTCAGCATCAACGAGCCGTTCTTCCAGGGCCACTTCCCGGGCCAGCCGATCATGCCCGGCGTGCTGATCGTCGAGGCGCTGGCCCAGGCCGGCGGCATCCTGACCCAGCTGGTGCTGGGCCGCGATGCGCAATCCAAGCTGTTCTACATGGTCAAGGTCGACAAGGCGCGTTTCAGCAGCCAGGTCGTGCCCGGCGACGTGCTGGAGCTGCACGTGGAGATCAAGCGCGTGATCCGCAACATGGCGGTGTACTACGGCGAGGCGAAGGTGGACGGCAAGGTCGTCGCCTGCGCCGAGGTGCTATGCGCCGGCACCCGCGAATGA
- the lpxB gene encoding lipid-A-disaccharide synthase: MGNGKSDPTLGRSPALASTIPHSQLPIPGAAKLRIALVAGEASGDQLGAGLIEALRARHPEAEFAGIGGDAMRSAGCQTWFDASELAVMGLLEVLRHLPRLLRLRRTLRERLLAWQPDVFVGIDAPDFNLGVERWLKQRGIRTVHYVSPSVWAWRERRAAKIGASADRVLCLFPMEPPIYARHGVDARFVGHPMADAITLHGDRAAARAELGLPAGATVLAVLPGSRLGEIGRLGDTFFAAAWQVLQQIPGAHVVVPAANPACKALLAEQLSRSALPVVYSHLLDGQARTALLAADAVLLASGTATLETMLVKRPMVVGYKVAPLTYRIVKALGLLKVDRYALPNILAGRDLAPELMQDACTPDALAAALLHWLRDPEAVAALQPEYERLHRLLRQDASARAADAVLELLESRESGIGNRESSGATA; encoded by the coding sequence ATGGGGAATGGCAAGAGCGATCCCACGCTCGGCCGCAGCCCCGCTCTAGCTTCAACCATTCCCCATTCCCAACTCCCGATTCCCGGCGCAGCCAAGCTGCGCATCGCCCTGGTCGCCGGCGAAGCGTCCGGCGACCAGCTCGGTGCCGGGCTGATCGAGGCGCTGCGCGCGCGTCATCCCGAGGCGGAGTTCGCCGGCATCGGCGGCGATGCGATGCGTAGCGCCGGCTGCCAGACCTGGTTCGATGCCAGCGAACTGGCGGTGATGGGCCTGCTGGAAGTGCTGCGGCATCTGCCGCGGCTGCTGAGGCTGCGCCGCACCCTGCGCGAGCGCCTGTTGGCCTGGCAGCCGGATGTGTTCGTCGGCATCGACGCGCCCGATTTCAATCTCGGCGTGGAGCGCTGGCTCAAGCAGCGCGGCATCCGCACCGTGCACTACGTGAGCCCCTCGGTGTGGGCCTGGCGCGAGCGGCGCGCAGCCAAGATCGGCGCCAGCGCCGACCGCGTGCTGTGCCTGTTCCCGATGGAGCCGCCGATCTACGCCAGGCACGGCGTGGATGCGCGCTTCGTCGGCCATCCGATGGCCGATGCGATCACGCTGCACGGCGACCGCGCGGCGGCGCGCGCCGAACTCGGCCTGCCGGCGGGCGCAACCGTGCTGGCGGTGCTGCCGGGCAGCCGCCTGGGCGAGATCGGCCGGCTCGGCGACACCTTCTTCGCCGCCGCCTGGCAGGTACTGCAGCAGATTCCCGGCGCGCACGTGGTGGTGCCGGCAGCCAATCCCGCCTGCAAGGCGCTGCTCGCCGAGCAATTGTCGCGCTCGGCGCTGCCGGTGGTGTATTCGCACCTGCTCGACGGGCAGGCGCGCACGGCGCTGCTCGCCGCCGACGCGGTGCTGCTGGCCTCCGGCACCGCGACGCTGGAGACCATGCTGGTGAAGCGGCCGATGGTGGTCGGCTACAAGGTCGCGCCGCTGACCTACCGCATCGTCAAGGCGCTGGGACTGCTCAAGGTCGATCGCTACGCCCTGCCCAACATCCTCGCCGGCCGCGACCTGGCGCCGGAACTGATGCAGGACGCGTGCACACCGGACGCCCTCGCCGCCGCGCTGCTGCACTGGCTGCGCGATCCGGAGGCGGTCGCCGCGCTGCAACCGGAGTACGAACGCCTGCACCGGCTACTGCGGCAGGACGCCTCGGCACGCGCGGCCGATGCGGTGCTCGAATTGCTTGAGAGCCGGGAGTCGGGAATCGGGAATCGGGAATCGTCAGGAGCAACGGCATGA